The Aphidius gifuensis isolate YNYX2018 linkage group LG2, ASM1490517v1, whole genome shotgun sequence DNA window TGATGGTGAAATACCTTCTGTCTTCCAACTTTGACAAAtgatataaaactttaaattatgtgaaaaaatCATAAGGATTTTTCCGAAAGTTGGAAAACTATTAGTATTTGATGTACAAATAAATGTTTGTATTATCAAATGTTCACCTCGAATATCAACACTATTACttatagaaatataattatttgaatttatatttaacgttttgttaataatatcacAAAATTCACTTGACtttaaacttattatttttgtgttgttaATTTGTGGTTCGTCTTCAGAATATAGTTTTCTATTATTCCATGATTGTAGCATACATTTTCGATGACGATTAGCCAGTGTATGTGCTatgtctttgaaatttttcaacttgtatacgaaactttttaaaaatccatttttaCTTTCGTATTTCATGGTCCAATGAATTCTTAGTGGtcccattttatttataatcattggAAGATGTGTTATCAAATGATCTTTCATTatcaatgatgaattaaattcattaataataagacTATGATGGTCTTTAATTAAAACTGTTAGTCTATCTAACATATCATAGCTTATTGTTGGAGcaaatacaattttcataatttctattaacaataaaataactctCCATGATTCAATTTCGTTATTTCATCAGTTAAAAAAAGTGGTAAATAAGTTATCAAACAAAACATTTGAGCACCACGCTGACCTACTAATTTtgcgtttttatttaaatctattGGACATGGATGGTTAGATCTATTATGTGAGCCATAATCAAAaagtgatattttattatttaaatttgacagaTCGACAATacctatcttgatcaaatatttaagtacatattttatatCCCGGTGACAAATACCCTCTAAAAAGTCATggaatatatcaacaattgaactatcaacaaaatcataaaatttcaacTCTACCCaaagatttttgttttttatactataaaaattaaatgtatcattattacaatattcTAACTGATGATATAATGAGATAAATTCTGATTTAGTTCGCAACAGACTttcatttaatgaaaaactttttCTAGCTTCTTTTAtagttattttacaaattctaCAAGAATACGTGGCTACGAAAGATTCATTCATACCTATTATTTTTGCTCCTCCCAAATTATCAAAACTTACAGATATTAAACTACCTTTGACAAAAGAATTAAGtccttttataaatataccatctgtttctaaaatttttgaatcattaactatattatttttaaaactggaTTTATACCAAaactttaaatatcaaaatcataACCGAGGGCAAGTAAACGAATATTGTCTAATTTTGAAAGCATATGTTaaggtaaattttaaatggaataataaaaagcaCCAATTTTGTGTATACCTGCTTTCGGACTCAAAGGGTTGCAAACCTCAAACTcgtcataataaatttgtagatgaattgaaattttatttatttgaaaaaatgtattatttttaaatacactacCATCTTTGTAACTTTTGTATACGTTTTgtacttaataattattatcaacaaattttttaatcaaacattcttgatgaaatttatcttgaaataaaacCACATCtctgggttatttttttatgttttaaaagttCACTTGCcacaatattgacaataacttttctacatttttttgttaaatatcctAAATCATTGTatgattcaaatatttcatctCCATATTAGTGATTAATGAGAAGTTCTTTCAAttgcttgataaaataaaaaaattagatattcaGTAATAACTTTGTGGATGATATCAGCATATGTAAAATGCTCTGAAAGCTGtacccattttttttcatttttatactgaacaataataaaagcacATTCGAGAATTGACATTGATCAGGAAATTCTTCTAATCCATTCATATTCTTACAATATTACctgatatttaacaattaattaattatcaagtaagTAGCTTCGAAAATATTGTCAACAAGcatattgttattatgttattaattaagaattaattaaaaatataaaataacatttataaataatcttgaaGGAATTTATAAATCACTTTAAATTAACTTACTTGATGAAGTCATTGAAAACacgaattattgatttattataattataatttaataattatttatttgtttttgaagaaaaaaaatacttcacgTGTTGTCTATTATCAGCTGCTTATAAAAACACACATCGTCCGAATCAATCCGACCGTATGCAAGATTTTTTCAGATAttcttcttatttttacattaaatcttcatttttatgttacaaattgattttacaaaaaaaaatttgtaaaattaacaaacgaaatttgtaaaattaacaaacggagtttgtaaaatcattttaccaattttttgtttgtaaaattaacaaacggagtttgtaaaattaacaaacagagtttgtaaaaatattttacaaattttttgtttgtaaaattaacaaataaaatttgtcaaaagattttacaaatttttttttgttaaattaacaaacaaaaatttgacaaacgaCTGAAGTCTACAAATTACAAACGAattaccaacttttttttactgtgtactcttaactaattaattaagtaaACATACTATCAAGGGACTCGGTAGAGtctcgcctcaatttttaaaagcgAGACTATTACCAGGTATAAGTAATTTAAGTCAGCGGTCCGTGACGTcgtcgtttttaatttatcaaatatcgttgtaattgtttgttaaaaagaaaaattaaaaatagtttcatTATGTATGCCTCTCTTTCCAACGAGCCTACTCtcaattttttccaataaataataaaaagatataagAGTCAGTAAAAGCTAAGTATTAaatcttactaaaaaataaatttttgaatgtgtaatttcttcttcttaaactaataatttattactagtttaaacaaaataagtgaaatgaaaacaaaacataaatttacgatTTATGTCCCCAAAAAgccttaatttttaattacctgtttattcatcatacctttaataatcaaaagacgtgaaatatccaaaaaaaaagtcaaaattttgaagtataaagttgaataatttgctgaataaaaaaaaaattataaaaaaactaggCGCTATTCCGATACATggtaataacaatataataataaaaacagcgcctaatttttttttaaattttttttatccagcaaattattcaactttatactttgaagttttgacaatttttttgatattttacgtcttttgattattaaaggtatgatgaataaacaaataattaaaatttgaggCTTTTTGGGGACATAAATCGTAAacttatgttttgtttttataactgttacgttttaataattactattgAAAACGTAACTGAATAACAACAGCCTAGGGTTATATgctattcaataaatattctaactcactaaaatatattttttttagttataacTCCTTCACAAAACTAATAGTTATTAATCTTTTTTcagaaatttattacaaaatttttccatACTTAGATTGGAACACTGGTATGCGTAAAATAATCTAAATttgtttccatttttttttcttttattattacaaaaaataaaaaaaaattttttttcatacctgTATTTGAACACAGGTCTGCATGGAGAAATTTGAATTGTTTCCATAACAATAAAGTTTATTGAACTAATTATATCATTcacttgatataaaattagtattatttgtataaaattattaaattaaaagttggtttttttgaaattttttattttttttacaagaaattttttttttctttacactTAGATTTGTACGCAGGTATgcgtataataatttaaatttatttccatcccaataaattttaataaactaattataTCATTCActtgatataatattagtattatttagatcaaattattgaattgaaagtttgtctgttaaaaaaaaaaaaagaaaaaaaattttcattttataattacaaatttgggaggaataaaaattaagtgcTCTGACAAGCAATAATAACCTTGCAATGAAATTTTCTTTACTGTACTTAATGGTagttttgtaattaaattataaatttataataatttcctAATGTCGACGATGAAGAATCGAAAACAAGTAAACCcgaaaaaagatataatattaGATCGAGAGGAGAACTATATTACGGTAAAGACCGAAAACATTTAGAGCTGTCAAAGGTAGAAGCACGGTCAATTCAAATCCTGGGACATACGCTCTTTATCCTTTATCGAAGGTggttacgccctttttcccttttcttttcttaagtatatatatgtggCGTTCTCAGCCAAACCACGGGGTTTGCGGCCTGACCCTCGACGATTTCGctcattttttgatatgttgtagattttgaccaaaaaaaaacccgtatttttttttttttttttttttcttcaatttttgggGGCGCCACCATCAAATTTCAAGATATCTCAAAAagcccctttttttttttgctgaattttttatcacagaTTCGAGGACGCAAAAGAAGTATTTTAAGCCCTTCAATAGAGTGGCCACTCGAtgggaagtattttttttcgatttttgaaattttgattttgaaaaaaaaaattttttttttttcaaaattgtattttttttttacatcattttggttgtaaaaaaaaaagaaaacgaaaTTTACtcttatgaaatatttaatttctgtTTAGTTTTTCAGAAATGCCGTATAACAgatcaaaagtaaaaaaaaaaatcaaaaaaacgcAATTAAAGTCACCTTTACcatggtgaaaataatatggcggattatgtcataatatgccaTAATATGCCATAAAATGACAGGAAAATTATGGCATGttatgccatattatgacatCTTCTGTCATTATTACTTTTCAGAATTTGTCGGAAAATGCCGGAATTTCTAAGGTTATTTGGACTTCCGACAAATTCCGACGAATTCtgacaagatttttttttggggattatgccatattatgacatattatgacataatccgcCTTTTTTTAACGTCAATTTATGGCattttatgtcataatatggcataatCCGCCGCAACTTTTTATGGCATTTTATGGCATCTGGCGAATTtctgatatttattaaacataattatttacttttttttcatttttacttctTTCAAACAATTACGGGAAACATTGattattcaactttttgtattattatatcgtCATATTTTTTGGATATGAATATGATGGATCCATATCGTATATATAAGAACTAGTTGTAAGATGACCACATGCGAGAAACTTTAAAAAGCAATGTACAAgaagaaatgtaaaaaaaatggtatcactcaaaaaatttcttgcGTAGTAATTCAATAACAAAGTCACATAATTAAAACAACGACGTGACCGAGAAGAAAAATttactatattatttattaaaaaaactattatcaaaatgattttgcCATTACGAAATTTTTAGATGTGAGAATATGGCATTTTCTGGCATATGAAGTTTGtcagaatatgccatattctgacatattcttacatgatttttggatgccagaatatgccattttctggcaaatgaattttgtcggaatatgtcAGATTATACCAGATTATGACATGATCttacatgatttttggatgccagaatatgccattttctggcaaatgaattttgtcggaatatgtcAGATTAtgacatattctgacatattctcacatgatttttggatgccagaatatgccattttctggcaaatgaattttgtcggaatatgtcagaatatgccaGATTAtgacatattctgacatattctcacatgatttttggatgccataatatgccatattctgacatattcttacatgatttttggatgccataatatgccattttctggcaaatgactttttgtcggaatatggcatattctgTCATATTATGTCggaatatggcatattctgTCATATTATGTCAGATTATgtcatatcaaatttaatagatCTAGcctcaaaattattgttttgtaaCTTTGACACATTTACACATTTGTTTTGAGTTCGACACGTACTTCACAAAAAGTTGTtaccaaaaaaacaaaagaatctcttgatattaataaaatataaaggagTAGAGAGAGATATATAGCTAGTAATAAGAAAGTATGAGAGAGATGAAAAATTTCTGTCCTTAAACGTAAAAACGCACAGTcggaaaattcatttaattattaaaaataaaataaatgattaaataatttggttttttttttatagcaaaGCTTGATAcaatagaattttaaattataaaaatcatccaTTTTTATCGtcattatcatattttaaataaatttttaaaagttaccGAGGGATGAGGTTACCTCTATTTGATGTATATTAGGCTCGGTAGTGTTTTTGcgctctcatttttttttttttttcggtattattattttttttctcacacttGACACGAGGCAATACCGTGCCTCTCGATAATACCAATAAcactttaaaaaaatccaaacaATGTGGGATAAactctaataaaaaaaaaaaaaaaatgatttgtttaACGTGACACACTTCTTGTATAAAGAAGTTTATAGCACGGGTATTTTACAGTATCTCACTTCTACTTATGTCTTGCTGTATTTCCAACCATCAACTCCTTACAACCAGTGATGGGTAATTCGACGATTTTCGGGGTATCATacaatcatacgtatgatacgTATCATACATATCATACTACATAAAGTGTATGATAGTTGAAAGtgccctctttttttataaaatgaactaaatgatttattaaactctCACTCACACTACTGTACAAAGctgtcaaacttttttttttattacacgataaataataaataaaattcatcaacgtgtataaaaaattttattagaattaaaacattatacgagaaaataatttaacagttaATATTATGACTTCTTTGAAAAATTGGCTCATGAGTTCGCCTGGAATATATTCAAGTACACTAATATGATGAAAGAGGTCAACTTGGCAAATAGGTCTCCCAGATTAATATAATACGTTTCTCATGAAGAACAAcagggaaaatatatttgtgatattgagtgatgttaaattatctgTGTGATTATAATCTCATAAttactgtatttattatttttttgttgcaagCTAATGAAACTATCTTTTTTCTTGGCATTTCATGATGTTCCTTAGAACTTGTCAAAACCCTCCTTGCCCACATATCATGTctattatctcatttttttattgtaatttttgagattattcaaataaaatacacacaaTCATTTTTCGTTAGTTGATtcattaatgaatattaataaactcTTGAGATTCCATATTATGTTGGATGTTGACATATTGTTTTTGGGCGCCAAATATGTGTATAATGACGGATAGGCAAAATGGcgtcagtaaaatagtttaaaaagtgAAATGTAGAGGCGCTCTTAATGTATGATACATGACGTATGATAATGGAGATGTATCATACTGTATGATACAGTGTATGATACTGCTGTATGATACACCGGTatcatacctacccaacactgctTACAACTCATTTTTGTCATTGATGTCGACTTTTGTAATGCGTTCAAACTGTACCCGATTCCTATTACAgccatatatttaatactactatattgcgcatGGGGCTCGATTTTGCTGGTTCCTCAAACGGTGCAGACAATCTCTCTGTCGCAGTCCTTGGAAGATTTAGGCAATGACAAGAGTGGGGATTCGGCAGAACTCGGAATAGCTCAACAATATACAGAAATAATACGCACACAAATTCAGTGCGCATGTATGGAAGCCGAATCCCCACTCTTGCCATTGCCTAAATCTTCCAAGGACTGCGACAGAAGATTGTCTGCACCGTTTGAAGAACCAGCGCTCACTTATGGAAGCATAAACGATGcgcaatataataatatgtaaaatatgaTTACAGCCAGAAACAAACCTGGAGCAGTACAGATCGGCTTACATTATTGTGCTTATACGCTGCGATCGTAGCATGAAGTTTAACAATAAGGGTATTCTGTGACGTCACACTGTGTATTGGTATAGGGAGCTGTTGAAGCTCacggcacccgtattcacagggcattacaatttagggctttttcctccactggcggcgcttgtgaagcttctgtatgtgaaatctatataaaaaaaatttgacaagcgccatcagtggcaaaaaaaagccctaaattgtataaaatgtgaatacgggtgcggaatggagcaagtcagtacgtttttttgccggtgatgagGCTAGTGGGACGAGTGCCCAAAGTCACaggttgtttttgtttatatttttttttgtgtagctCAGTTAGAGTATTCCttcattatgtaaaaaaataataatacaactacataacatttttgtttttttcttcaatactTCAATtggactattattattttttatgtcaacatTTGCATCACATGTAATtgaaatagaatttatttggaatgatctttctaataaaaaattatttatttaacattaaagtaattcattatcataaaaaaaacaccaaaggaaaacagtagctaagaaaaagatgaagctaaagaattgatgtgactataaagaaattatatggtaagcaacattaattccttagctttatCTTTTAAGGCTTGTCCTtggtgtttattttattaaaataaattgctttaattttatttgttaaataaataatatattatgtagttgtattatttttttacataatgaaGGAATACTCTAACTGagctacacaaaaaaaaaaaatatatataaacaaaaacaacatgtgACTTTCGGCACTCGTCCCACTAGTGTCATCACCGGCAGAAAAACTtactgacttgctccattcTGTGAGCTTCAGTGAAATTCGAGAGATTACCCTCCTTATCCACCTCCATGGATCGTAGAGACTGAAGCGAACGTATGCGCACTCTCCAGTCATTATAAATACTAATCTCTTGCGCATgcaaacatataaataatggCAGCGGCAGCTcacaatttgtttattaattaataacttaattaataaattggtcaattaatatttaaaaaaatcgaaaatttggaaaaaacttcttgatatatagATGAACAATgttgccactgacaagtttTTAAATTCGAAAATTTTCTCGACACTTTTTTATCTCAAAGTTCAAAAAACGTATTTTGCGGCCGgcattattcaataaattaataaaataaattaatacaagtaaataatatttttgatgttacTTTCACTATCGCTAgactataaaaaaactatatgcAAAGTTTCAAGtcgattcattaattattaacaaagttATGACGAGTTATACctggaaaaataatgtttttttcaaaaaaaactaatcaaactttattttttaatccattaaataattgtaattgaaaatcatttgtttgaaaaaaatatgtcatttttGATTCTGTACAtgaaggtatttttttttttttatttaaatcattttgaaattttcgtaAATTTAACCTGAACAACGTTACGTTTCATAGGCCTCCGAGCGCTCGACTTGTTATTGCATCCAGACCCTCAATtgagaatatttaatattgcttGAAAAAGTCTACTAAAAAAGGACATAAATTAAAGAATTGTAATGTGaagtattttagaaaaaatatgaattcaagttttttgtcACATGTTGTTTCTACATTTTATAGCCTCATAAAGTCGCCACGAAAATTaaggaaatatattaaaaatataaacttaatGTAGTTAATTTGAGAAATTAAAGAATAAAGTCCCAAAATCTGGTCAGACATAAGACCGACAGACAGCTGAGTTTCGACCCggaacaatatttattaatattatttgaatatctACAACATGTTTACATGCATATAACATTTttggaaattattaaatctggCTCTTTGCAATTAACTAAATactacatttttattaactgcTAATTTTTACATCATTCACACTTAAGTCAgagctatttttttataggcATTACATCACTTTAAAATTTGAACGATGCGATAACTTGTTTACTTTTTTCGTTatgagaattttaatttactaggAAAGTCTAATTGCTCATTTTGAAGCTTCTGACTGTATATcaattacatgaaaattagtacatattgtttttttatttcatttgttttattaattggttACTGGAATTGACATTATTGGTTTTTCATTGATTCTAAGGCAttgttttgctttttttttcaaagcagtaaatttcaatttgatgAGTCGaagaaatataattgttaaaatcatCTGAAGAAATAAGctggtaataaattaaaaaaacttttttaaaattttttcgtatGTTTTTGATACCTGTATGTGCGATATTAGTTAATATATAAGGCCTCACACTAGGAGTTGGCATTTCGCGTTATACTCTGGACCACTCGCTGACCCCACCATGCCTCCAGATTAAACGGTTCAAAGTCTAGGACATATTTTTATCGAATTAATAATTCAGAAGTTTATCGATTTAGAATAATTGAATATGGCTTAAGATGAATTGCAAAAAAACTAATTCTAACCTTTGATTTCTGGATTTGGTTCCCTCTCTTGGTAATAACTCACGGATACATTGTTTCGATAATTTTGTGAATCAGCAAGTGAATGGTTGTGACACGTATCGAGCTCTTTCGAAACGGAATTCCATGCTGCAATTTAAtagttttcaataaaatatttgccgTAATCAattaatgtagatattgtgtacATTCACTTGAATAGTTTTGTTTCAAAT harbors:
- the LOC122849151 gene encoding MAPK regulated corepressor interacting protein 2-like; the protein is MSGRSQITTLNGKRLPGGNIPVRLHSGPQHDSESSPQHFDLIKYIYDSWNSVSKELDTCHNHSLADSQNYRNNVSVSYYQEREPNPEIKDFEPFNLEAWWGQRVVQSITRNANS